The following are from one region of the Paramagnetospirillum magnetotacticum MS-1 genome:
- the ald gene encoding alanine dehydrogenase, giving the protein MRIGVPKEIKSHEYRVGLTPGSARELVHHGHQVLVETGAGMGIGCSDAAYRAAGAEIATSAAEVFAFADLVVKVKEPQPVEFPLLRAGQILFTYLHLAPDPEQTRALVDSGVSAIAYETVTDANGRLPLLAPMSEVAGRMSIQVGAHCLEKEQGGSGVLLGGVPGVAPAKVVVLGGGVVGSNATRMAVGLGARVVVLDRSLTRLAQIDELLLNTVETAYATMDNIEHHVLEADLLIGAVLVPGASAPRLVSRELVGAMRPGSVVVDVAIDQGGCIATARPTTHAAPTYLEQGVVHYCVTNMPGAVARTSAFALNNATLPFVLALADKGLVQALSIDPHFRAGLNIHHGSVTHAAVARDLGYAHVAPETALSSP; this is encoded by the coding sequence ATGCGCATCGGCGTTCCCAAGGAAATCAAAAGCCATGAATACCGGGTTGGGCTGACGCCCGGCTCGGCGCGCGAGCTCGTCCATCACGGCCATCAGGTGCTGGTGGAGACGGGGGCCGGGATGGGAATCGGTTGTTCCGATGCCGCCTACCGCGCCGCCGGGGCCGAGATCGCCACCTCGGCCGCCGAGGTTTTCGCCTTCGCCGATCTGGTGGTCAAGGTCAAGGAGCCCCAACCGGTGGAGTTCCCCCTGCTGCGCGCGGGCCAAATCCTCTTCACCTATCTTCATCTGGCGCCCGATCCCGAACAGACCAGGGCGCTGGTGGATTCGGGCGTTTCGGCCATTGCCTATGAGACGGTGACCGATGCCAATGGCCGGCTGCCCTTGCTGGCGCCCATGTCCGAGGTAGCGGGGCGCATGTCCATCCAGGTGGGCGCCCATTGCCTGGAAAAGGAGCAGGGCGGATCGGGCGTGCTGCTGGGCGGCGTGCCCGGCGTGGCCCCGGCCAAGGTGGTGGTGCTGGGCGGCGGCGTGGTCGGCTCCAACGCGACGCGCATGGCGGTGGGTCTGGGAGCGCGGGTGGTGGTTCTCGACCGCTCGCTCACCCGTCTGGCCCAGATCGACGAATTGCTGCTCAATACGGTGGAAACCGCCTACGCCACCATGGATAATATCGAGCACCATGTGCTGGAAGCCGATCTGCTGATCGGCGCCGTGCTGGTGCCGGGCGCCTCCGCGCCCCGTCTGGTCAGCCGCGAACTGGTGGGCGCCATGCGCCCCGGTTCGGTGGTGGTGGATGTGGCCATCGACCAGGGGGGCTGTATCGCCACGGCGCGTCCGACCACCCATGCCGCTCCCACCTATCTCGAGCAAGGTGTGGTACATTACTGCGTCACCAATATGCCGGGCGCGGTGGCGCGCACCTCGGCCTTCGCGTTGAACAACGCCACGCTGCCATTCGTGCTGGCCCTGGCCGACAAGGGTCTGGTCCAGGCACTGTCCATCGATCCGCATTTCCGCGCGGGTCTCAACATTCACCATGGCAGCGTCACCCACGCCGCCGTGGCCCGGGACCTCGGATATGCCCATGTGGCGCCCGAGACAGCCCTATCTTCTCCATAA
- a CDS encoding DUF6165 family protein has translation MSVLVPQSWGEIIDKITILEIKAERLADAAKIANVTKELDELVAVREREFPRHAGLAALSAELKAINEKLWVIEDDIRDCERAKDFGPKFVELARAVYFTNDERAAAKRKVNDLLGSALIEEKSYAPY, from the coding sequence ATGTCCGTTCTGGTTCCCCAGTCATGGGGCGAGATCATCGACAAGATCACCATTCTCGAGATCAAGGCCGAGCGTCTGGCCGACGCCGCCAAGATCGCCAATGTCACCAAGGAACTGGACGAACTGGTCGCGGTGCGCGAGCGTGAATTTCCGCGTCATGCCGGTCTGGCGGCCTTGTCGGCCGAGCTCAAGGCCATCAATGAAAAGCTTTGGGTGATCGAGGACGATATCCGCGATTGCGAGCGCGCCAAGGATTTCGGGCCGAAATTCGTGGAACTGGCCCGCGCCGTCTACTTCACCAATGACGAGCGGGCGGCGGCCAAACGCAAGGTCAACGACCTGTTGGGCTCGGCATTGATCGAGGAAAAGTCGTACGCTCCCTACTAA
- the cobO gene encoding cob(I)yrinic acid a,c-diamide adenosyltransferase: MTEENDQRHREKMAKKKASRDKMMARKTGARGVVIVHTGAGKGKSTAAFGMAIRCVGHGMKVGIVQFIKGAWDTAERRVMEGFGDLVTFRAMGEGFTWETQDRARDVAAAARAWDLAAAMLADPDYKMVILDEINVALRYDYLPLDKVLDAVKARPEGQHAVLTGRNALPPLIEAADLVTEMTMVKHPFKDGIKAQAGVEF; encoded by the coding sequence ATGACCGAAGAAAACGACCAGCGCCACCGCGAGAAAATGGCCAAGAAAAAGGCCTCCCGCGACAAGATGATGGCCAGGAAGACCGGCGCGCGCGGCGTGGTGATCGTCCATACCGGCGCGGGCAAGGGCAAGTCCACCGCCGCTTTCGGCATGGCTATCCGCTGCGTCGGCCACGGCATGAAGGTGGGCATCGTCCAGTTCATCAAGGGCGCCTGGGATACCGCCGAGCGCCGGGTGATGGAAGGCTTCGGCGATCTGGTCACCTTCCGCGCCATGGGCGAGGGCTTCACCTGGGAAACCCAGGACCGCGCCCGCGACGTCGCCGCCGCCGCGCGGGCCTGGGACCTGGCCGCCGCCATGTTGGCCGACCCTGACTACAAGATGGTCATTCTCGACGAGATCAACGTGGCGCTGCGCTACGACTATCTGCCCCTGGATAAGGTTCTCGACGCCGTCAAGGCGAGGCCAGAGGGCCAGCACGCGGTGCTGACGGGCCGCAACGCCCTGCCCCCCCTGATCGAAGCCGCCGATCTGGTCACCGAGATGACCATGGTGAAGCATCCCTTCAAGGACGGCATCAAGGCCCAGGCAGGGGTGGAGTTTTGA
- the ppa gene encoding inorganic diphosphatase, which yields MDLKKIPIGKNPPRDVNVVIEIPLRGDPVKYEICKESGAMFVDRFLNTAMYYPVNYGFVPHTLSADGDPVDVMVVGRIPVAVGSVMRSRPIGVLLMEDEAGMDEKILAVPHAKLHPFYDGVNSYEDLPKILVQQIEHFFVHYKDLEVGKWVQLKGWGGPERAGQIIQESIDRAIAAKPKKK from the coding sequence ATGGACCTCAAGAAGATCCCAATCGGTAAGAACCCGCCCCGCGACGTCAACGTCGTCATCGAAATTCCGCTGCGCGGCGATCCGGTGAAGTACGAGATCTGTAAGGAATCGGGGGCCATGTTCGTGGACCGCTTCCTTAACACCGCCATGTACTATCCGGTCAATTACGGCTTCGTGCCGCACACCTTGTCGGCCGACGGTGATCCCGTGGACGTCATGGTGGTGGGCCGCATTCCGGTGGCGGTGGGCTCGGTGATGCGCTCGCGTCCCATTGGCGTTCTGCTGATGGAAGACGAGGCCGGCATGGACGAGAAGATCCTGGCCGTTCCCCATGCCAAGCTGCATCCGTTCTATGACGGCGTGAACAGCTACGAGGACCTGCCCAAGATCCTGGTGCAGCAGATCGAGCACTTCTTCGTCCACTACAAGGACCTGGAAGTGGGCAAGTGGGTCCAGCTGAAGGGCTGGGGCGGGCCCGAGCGCGCCGGCCAGATCATCCAGGAATCCATCGACCGCGCCATCGCGGCCAAGCCGAAGAAGAAATAG
- a CDS encoding [protein-PII] uridylyltransferase has protein sequence MSKIKGQRAIINRKAIIARLDELADEDLPKNKRRMKALDVFKQVLASGRAEVRARFDVHGDGTSTVQENCFLIDQLVRLVHDYACDREFPQGVRTSGETMSLVAVGGYGRGELSPHSDIDLLFLLPYKRMPYHEQVVEFILYMLWDMGLKVGHSTRSAEDCIRNAKADLTIRTALLEMRWLWGDRALFDDLWTRYTAEIMTGTAEAFVESKLAERDSRHSSMGDSRYVLEPNVKEGKGGLRDLHTLYWIAKYVYRVEDVAELAEKGIISRPAARRFAKAQAFLWAVRCHLHYLTDRPEDRLTFDVQPEIAVRMHYADRACSRGVERFMKHYFLIAKDVGDLTRLFCALSEETFKSKPRRLQLGRLFSRRTQVAGFSLEGGRLDVATPDQFETDPVAMIRLFHTALAQGVDIHPHALDLVHRNLKRIDKPLREDPTANRLFVEMLTSRKNPEVALRHMNEAGVLGRFIPDFGRVVAQMQYDMYHVYTVDEHTVQALGILHAIEHGDLKEEAPTSSEVIHQVVSRRALFVATFCHDIAKGRGGDHSSLGADVVMKLGPRFGLTDEETESAAWLVREHLSMSRVAFKRDIDDSKTISDFVALVQSPERLRLLLCLTVADIRAVGPTVWNAWKAGLLRELYSRALEVMTGGLSGTARAARVKAAQDALRSELFKLSWPPEDIEAHVARGYSTYWTTFDTPIHLRHARLVREAEAVGAPLTVEPRVDSHRAVTEIIVYTGDHPGLFSQIAGAMAVSGANIVDAKIITLANGMALDTFCIQDSDGGAFDSPAKLAKLSSCVEQVLSGRTRLDRELAARKGKLPSRAHVFKVPPRVLVDNVPSRSHTVVEVNGRDRPGLLYDITSAMTNVGLQISSAHISTYGERVVDVFYVKDVFGHKVEHGRKLEQIKAALLAALEDPAAKAAGTKAAE, from the coding sequence ATGAGCAAGATCAAAGGCCAGCGCGCCATCATCAACCGCAAGGCGATTATCGCCCGGCTGGACGAACTTGCGGACGAGGACTTGCCCAAGAACAAGCGGCGCATGAAGGCGTTGGACGTCTTCAAGCAGGTCCTGGCCTCGGGGCGCGCCGAAGTGCGGGCCCGCTTCGACGTCCACGGCGATGGCACCAGTACGGTGCAGGAAAACTGCTTCCTGATCGACCAGCTGGTCCGCCTGGTCCACGACTATGCCTGCGACCGCGAATTTCCCCAAGGTGTGCGCACCTCGGGCGAGACCATGAGTCTGGTGGCGGTGGGCGGCTATGGTCGTGGCGAATTGTCGCCTCATTCCGATATCGATCTGTTATTCCTGCTGCCCTATAAGCGCATGCCCTATCACGAACAGGTGGTGGAGTTCATCCTCTACATGCTGTGGGACATGGGCCTCAAAGTGGGCCATTCCACCCGCTCGGCCGAGGATTGCATCCGCAACGCCAAGGCCGACCTGACCATCCGTACGGCATTGCTGGAAATGCGCTGGCTGTGGGGCGACCGGGCGCTGTTCGACGATCTGTGGACCCGCTACACGGCCGAGATCATGACCGGCACCGCCGAAGCCTTCGTGGAATCCAAGTTGGCCGAGCGCGATTCCCGGCATTCGAGCATGGGCGATTCCCGCTATGTGCTGGAACCCAATGTCAAGGAGGGCAAGGGGGGCTTGCGGGACCTGCACACCCTCTACTGGATCGCCAAATACGTCTACCGGGTCGAGGACGTGGCCGAACTGGCGGAAAAAGGCATCATCTCGCGCCCGGCGGCGCGGCGTTTCGCCAAGGCCCAGGCCTTCTTATGGGCGGTGCGCTGCCACCTGCACTACCTGACCGACCGGCCCGAGGACCGCCTCACCTTCGACGTCCAGCCCGAGATCGCCGTGCGCATGCATTACGCCGACCGCGCCTGTTCCAGGGGTGTCGAGCGCTTCATGAAGCACTATTTCCTCATCGCCAAGGATGTGGGCGACCTGACCCGGCTGTTCTGCGCGCTGAGCGAGGAGACCTTCAAGAGCAAGCCGAGACGGCTGCAACTGGGCCGCCTGTTCTCGCGCCGCACGCAAGTGGCCGGATTCTCGCTGGAAGGCGGCCGTCTCGACGTCGCCACCCCCGACCAGTTCGAGACCGATCCGGTGGCCATGATCCGCCTGTTCCATACGGCCCTGGCGCAGGGTGTGGATATCCACCCCCACGCGCTCGATCTGGTGCATCGCAACTTGAAGCGCATCGACAAGCCGCTGCGCGAAGATCCCACCGCCAACCGGCTGTTCGTGGAGATGCTGACCAGCCGCAAGAATCCGGAAGTGGCGCTGCGCCACATGAACGAGGCCGGAGTGCTGGGCCGCTTCATCCCCGATTTCGGCCGCGTCGTCGCCCAGATGCAATACGACATGTACCATGTCTATACCGTCGACGAGCACACGGTGCAGGCCCTGGGCATCCTGCATGCCATCGAACACGGCGACCTCAAGGAAGAAGCGCCGACCTCGTCCGAGGTGATCCATCAGGTGGTGTCGCGCCGCGCCTTGTTCGTCGCCACCTTCTGCCACGATATCGCCAAGGGCCGCGGCGGCGATCACTCCTCCTTGGGCGCCGATGTGGTGATGAAGCTGGGACCGCGCTTCGGCCTGACCGACGAGGAGACCGAATCCGCCGCCTGGCTGGTGCGCGAACACCTGTCCATGAGCCGGGTGGCCTTCAAGCGCGACATCGACGATTCCAAGACCATTTCCGACTTTGTCGCCCTGGTCCAGTCGCCCGAGCGCCTTCGTCTGCTGTTGTGCCTCACCGTGGCCGATATCCGCGCCGTGGGGCCCACCGTATGGAATGCCTGGAAGGCCGGTCTGCTGCGCGAATTATATTCCCGCGCCCTGGAAGTGATGACCGGCGGCCTGTCGGGCACGGCGCGCGCCGCCCGCGTCAAGGCCGCCCAGGACGCGCTGCGCTCGGAACTGTTCAAGCTGTCCTGGCCGCCCGAGGATATCGAGGCCCATGTGGCGCGGGGCTATTCCACCTATTGGACCACCTTCGACACGCCCATCCATCTGCGCCACGCCCGCCTGGTGCGCGAGGCCGAAGCGGTCGGCGCGCCGCTCACCGTCGAGCCCAGGGTGGACAGCCACCGCGCCGTCACCGAGATCATCGTCTATACCGGCGACCATCCCGGCCTGTTCTCCCAGATCGCCGGGGCCATGGCCGTCTCGGGCGCCAATATCGTCGATGCCAAGATCATTACGCTCGCCAACGGCATGGCGTTGGACACCTTCTGCATTCAGGATTCCGACGGTGGCGCCTTCGACAGCCCGGCCAAGCTGGCCAAGCTGTCGAGCTGCGTCGAACAGGTCCTGTCCGGGCGCACACGCCTCGACCGCGAACTGGCCGCCCGGAAAGGCAAGCTGCCGTCGCGCGCCCATGTCTTCAAGGTGCCGCCCCGCGTCCTGGTCGATAACGTGCCGTCGCGCTCCCACACCGTGGTCGAGGTCAATGGCCGCGACCGGCCGGGCCTGCTTTACGACATCACCAGCGCCATGACCAATGTGGGGCTGCAGATCTCCTCGGCCCATATCTCCACCTATGGCGAGCGGGTGGTGGACGTGTTCTACGTCAAGGATGTGTTCGGCCATAAGGTCGAACACGGTCGCAAGCTCGAGCAGATCAAGGCCGCCCTCCTGGCCGCCCTGGAAGACCCCGCCGCCAAGGCCGCCGGGACCAAGGCGGCGGAGTAG
- a CDS encoding glycosyltransferase family 9 protein, whose protein sequence is MSLLSTLFPRGMRRRWWMFRPIDALIALWPAPRIPKGAVVVRMDGIGDMVMFRAALEHYPAVLGLPKSEITVLGCHSWKAVIDEVFDGFTVVTIDEHAFEKKWFYRLKIALWIRRRGFKTALCDMFMRKTLTADTLVWASRAPERIVCTPFITERTKAEYAWYLAKATRVIDTGPYPTHEGLRHFTFLQALSGTRMPAEIPAIAWPDRKPALPEGAPYVVMFIGSNEPGRRWPLEKFIIVAKQALETGLRVVFVGGPQEAYAKPILAEIGHPGLIDAIGALKLGQTVDVMKHAACVVGNDSGPGHLAIGVGAPTLLLAGGGHFGCFVPYPEEIRPPRVRFLNTPMECYHCLWRCPKRAGPQDAFPCVADISTDAVWAVVRELVG, encoded by the coding sequence ATGAGCCTGCTGTCGACCCTGTTTCCACGCGGCATGCGGCGGCGTTGGTGGATGTTTCGTCCCATCGACGCCCTGATCGCCCTGTGGCCCGCCCCCCGCATCCCGAAGGGCGCCGTGGTGGTGCGCATGGACGGCATTGGCGACATGGTGATGTTCCGCGCCGCCCTGGAACATTATCCGGCGGTGCTGGGCCTGCCCAAATCCGAGATTACCGTTCTGGGCTGCCATTCCTGGAAAGCGGTCATCGACGAGGTGTTCGACGGCTTCACCGTGGTGACCATCGACGAACACGCCTTCGAGAAGAAGTGGTTTTATCGCCTGAAGATCGCGCTGTGGATCCGCCGCCGGGGCTTCAAGACGGCTCTGTGCGACATGTTTATGCGAAAGACGCTGACCGCCGACACCCTGGTCTGGGCCAGCCGGGCGCCTGAGCGCATCGTTTGCACACCCTTCATCACCGAGCGGACCAAAGCGGAATACGCCTGGTATCTGGCTAAGGCCACGCGGGTGATCGATACCGGCCCCTACCCCACCCATGAGGGGCTGCGCCACTTCACCTTTCTCCAGGCCCTGTCGGGCACCCGCATGCCAGCGGAAATTCCCGCCATTGCCTGGCCCGACCGCAAGCCCGCCCTGCCCGAGGGCGCGCCTTATGTGGTGATGTTCATCGGCTCTAACGAGCCGGGGCGGCGCTGGCCCCTGGAAAAATTCATTATCGTTGCGAAACAAGCCCTCGAGACGGGTCTGCGGGTGGTGTTCGTGGGCGGGCCGCAAGAGGCCTATGCCAAGCCGATTCTGGCGGAAATCGGCCATCCGGGACTGATCGACGCCATCGGCGCGCTGAAGCTGGGCCAGACCGTGGATGTGATGAAGCACGCGGCCTGCGTGGTCGGCAATGATTCCGGCCCCGGCCATCTGGCCATCGGCGTGGGGGCGCCGACCCTGCTGCTGGCGGGCGGCGGCCATTTCGGTTGCTTCGTGCCCTACCCCGAGGAAATCCGCCCGCCAAGGGTTCGGTTCCTCAACACTCCCATGGAGTGCTACCACTGCCTGTGGCGCTGCCCCAAGCGAGCCGGTCCCCAGGATGCCTTCCCCTGCGTCGCCGACATTTCTACCGATGCGGTATGGGCGGTGGTGCGCGAACTGGTGGGATAA
- the pstB gene encoding phosphate ABC transporter ATP-binding protein PstB codes for MAEQPVQPKMTARALAVHYGGKPALKGVDLDVAAGEVTALIGPSGCGKSTFLRCLNRMNDTIPAARVSGSVSLDGEELYGPAGMDPVLLRARVGMVFQRPNPFPKSIYDNVAFGPRLHGLAAEGDEMDTLVRRSLERAGLWKEVKDVLDGQGTGLSGGQQQRLCIARAIAVSPEVILMDEPCSALDPIATARIEELIDELCEAFTIVIVTHSMQQAARVSQTTAFFHLGEIIEVGATEQIFTAPANALTQGYITGRFG; via the coding sequence ATGGCAGAACAACCGGTCCAGCCAAAAATGACGGCCCGGGCCTTGGCCGTCCATTATGGCGGCAAGCCAGCCCTGAAGGGCGTCGATCTGGATGTGGCGGCAGGCGAAGTCACCGCGCTGATCGGTCCGTCTGGCTGCGGCAAGTCCACCTTTCTGCGCTGTCTCAACCGCATGAACGACACCATTCCCGCCGCCCGTGTCAGCGGAAGCGTCTCCCTGGATGGGGAAGAACTCTACGGCCCCGCGGGTATGGATCCGGTGCTGCTGCGCGCCCGGGTGGGCATGGTGTTCCAGCGTCCCAATCCCTTTCCCAAATCCATCTACGACAATGTGGCCTTCGGGCCCCGCCTGCACGGCTTGGCGGCCGAGGGCGACGAGATGGATACGCTGGTCCGCCGCAGTCTCGAGCGGGCCGGGTTGTGGAAAGAGGTCAAGGATGTGCTGGACGGCCAGGGTACCGGCCTGTCGGGCGGCCAGCAGCAACGCCTGTGCATCGCCCGCGCCATCGCGGTCAGCCCCGAAGTGATCTTGATGGACGAGCCCTGTTCGGCGCTGGACCCCATCGCCACGGCGCGCATCGAGGAGCTGATCGACGAGCTCTGCGAGGCCTTCACCATCGTCATCGTCACCCATTCCATGCAGCAGGCGGCCCGCGTGTCGCAGACCACCGCCTTCTTCCATCTGGGCGAGATCATCGAGGTGGGCGCTACCGAACAGATATTCACCGCACCCGCCAATGCGCTGACCCAGGGCTATATCACCGGCCGGTTCGGCTGA
- a CDS encoding CreA family protein has translation MFASRLLCFIAIVVMCAAPLAAEEIGSVSTVFKALGPNDKIVVEAFDDPKVAGVTCYLSRAKTGGIKGGVGLAEDTSDASVACRQVGPIHIDGKLKDGEVVFKKDLSMDFKTMQVVRFHDRKRDVLVYLVYSDKIIDGSPKNSVSAVAIEKNWKP, from the coding sequence ATGTTCGCCTCACGCCTGCTATGTTTCATCGCGATTGTGGTCATGTGCGCCGCACCGCTGGCCGCCGAGGAGATCGGCAGCGTTTCCACGGTGTTCAAGGCGTTGGGGCCCAACGACAAGATCGTGGTGGAGGCCTTCGACGATCCCAAGGTGGCAGGCGTCACCTGCTATCTGTCGCGGGCCAAGACCGGCGGCATCAAGGGCGGCGTCGGACTGGCGGAAGACACTTCGGACGCTTCAGTGGCCTGCCGCCAAGTAGGGCCCATCCATATAGATGGAAAATTGAAGGACGGAGAGGTCGTATTCAAAAAGGACCTATCCATGGACTTCAAGACCATGCAGGTGGTGCGCTTTCACGACCGCAAGCGAGATGTGCTGGTCTATCTGGTCTACAGCGACAAGATCATCGACGGCTCGCCCAAGAATTCGGTCTCGGCGGTGGCCATCGAGAAGAATTGGAAGCCGTGA
- a CDS encoding glycosyltransferase family 9 protein, with protein MKLKRLIFDGLRRLRPRPPRPGKASGVLLISAGGLGDTVLFALVLPRFMELAQGGEKVTVLLRSDGAKMAFLFPPEIAVIKVDFGRLGKDTAYRGTVFDDLFRAHYRLVVSTDFKRHPDLDEALAFACAAPESAAMAARPWAKYQSRLDANAKRWTKLVDSGAALQDKVVRWSRFANELTGRNVAPPRVALSSAQMPPPVKLPGPTVIVQPFSAVREKQSPPALYGRIAASLPSGWSMRIAGHPSDLDKNPDYRALLDLPNVSFEPAPFSELAGILRGAVLVVSVDTACMHLAAALGVPTLCLASAGFVGEIVPYAEDVMPGNLKVLYQPMDCAGCLGDCRIPTVNSMFPCVAALDSDAILTDIARMVEGRS; from the coding sequence GTGAAGCTCAAGCGCCTGATCTTTGATGGCCTGCGCCGCCTGCGGCCCCGACCGCCTCGGCCAGGGAAGGCCTCGGGCGTCCTGCTGATTTCGGCGGGCGGGCTGGGTGATACCGTGCTGTTCGCCCTGGTTCTGCCGCGCTTCATGGAATTGGCCCAGGGTGGGGAAAAGGTCACGGTGCTGCTGCGCTCCGATGGCGCGAAGATGGCCTTTCTCTTTCCCCCTGAAATCGCTGTGATCAAGGTGGATTTCGGCCGTCTGGGCAAGGATACGGCCTATCGCGGCACCGTGTTCGACGATCTTTTCCGCGCCCATTACCGTTTGGTGGTCTCTACGGACTTCAAGCGCCATCCCGATCTGGACGAGGCCCTGGCCTTCGCCTGCGCGGCGCCCGAATCCGCCGCCATGGCCGCCCGGCCCTGGGCCAAATATCAAAGCCGCCTCGATGCCAATGCAAAGCGCTGGACAAAGCTGGTCGATAGTGGCGCCGCGCTGCAGGACAAGGTGGTGCGCTGGTCTCGTTTCGCTAACGAACTGACGGGCCGGAACGTGGCCCCGCCCCGCGTGGCGCTGTCTTCCGCCCAGATGCCGCCGCCAGTCAAGCTGCCCGGCCCCACGGTGATCGTCCAGCCCTTCTCGGCGGTGCGCGAAAAGCAGAGTCCACCCGCGCTCTATGGCCGCATCGCGGCATCTCTTCCGTCGGGCTGGAGCATGCGTATTGCAGGCCATCCCAGCGATCTGGATAAGAACCCCGATTACCGGGCGCTGTTGGACCTGCCCAATGTTTCGTTCGAGCCCGCGCCATTTTCGGAACTGGCGGGTATTCTGCGCGGGGCCGTCCTGGTGGTCTCGGTGGATACGGCCTGCATGCATCTGGCAGCGGCCCTGGGGGTTCCCACCCTGTGCCTTGCTTCGGCGGGCTTTGTCGGTGAGATCGTGCCCTATGCCGAGGACGTGATGCCCGGCAACCTCAAAGTGTTGTACCAGCCCATGGATTGCGCGGGCTGCCTGGGCGATTGCCGCATTCCAACCGTGAATTCCATGTTTCCTTGCGTGGCGGCTCTCGACTCCGACGCGATTTTGACGGACATTGCCAGGATGGTGGAGGGAAGATCATGA
- a CDS encoding glycosyltransferase family 9 protein, translated as MRIAALLDPVLRLLLRYKKRRRRAEGVLLVSSRGPAEMVFLSAVLPRFMRLAKLDESVTLLCRADAAGMAFLFPRTLKLRRIDFRRLDELEYRWSAFTDLFSQHYRLIVSLDYVREHDQDEALIITADPAETAGMVPPPFKRNFHQRLEESEKVFDLLFDSGPVRQDKIVRWSRFADEVLDDRQPPVLALLEDSQLPNAEALAAPTIVLLPFSGVKQRMLPAEVWRQLADLVPPNWQVLVAGHKNDFDKHPDYMSLLTQPNVRMETSGFERLASILLGSKLVIGVDTAGLHLAVLLGAPTLCMASAAYVGAGVPYDERVVPGNVQFVYIPMECQGCLGRCKFPLEDGMYKCVNEIDTDQVLAFVRDSVARGVF; from the coding sequence ATGAGGATCGCCGCCCTGCTGGACCCGGTGTTGCGGCTGCTGCTGCGCTATAAGAAGCGCCGGCGGCGGGCCGAAGGCGTGTTGCTGGTCAGTTCACGCGGACCGGCCGAGATGGTCTTCCTGTCGGCCGTGCTGCCCCGCTTCATGCGCCTGGCCAAGCTGGACGAGAGCGTCACCCTGCTGTGCCGCGCCGATGCGGCGGGCATGGCCTTCCTGTTTCCCCGTACGCTGAAGCTGCGCCGCATTGATTTCCGCCGTCTCGACGAGCTGGAATATCGCTGGAGCGCCTTTACCGACCTGTTCTCCCAACATTACCGCCTGATCGTCTCCTTGGACTATGTGCGCGAGCATGACCAGGACGAGGCCCTGATCATCACCGCCGATCCGGCGGAGACGGCGGGCATGGTGCCGCCGCCCTTCAAGCGCAACTTTCATCAGCGCCTGGAAGAGAGCGAAAAAGTCTTCGACCTGCTGTTCGATTCAGGGCCAGTGCGCCAGGACAAGATCGTCCGCTGGTCGCGCTTTGCCGACGAGGTCTTGGACGACCGCCAGCCCCCCGTCCTGGCTTTGCTGGAAGACAGCCAGCTGCCCAATGCCGAGGCCCTGGCCGCGCCGACCATCGTGCTGCTGCCTTTCTCGGGCGTGAAGCAGCGCATGCTGCCCGCCGAGGTCTGGCGCCAACTGGCCGATCTGGTGCCGCCCAACTGGCAGGTGCTGGTGGCCGGGCATAAGAACGACTTCGACAAGCATCCCGACTACATGTCCCTGCTGACCCAGCCCAATGTCAGGATGGAAACCTCCGGATTCGAAAGGCTGGCCTCCATCCTGCTGGGCTCCAAGCTGGTCATTGGCGTCGATACCGCCGGTTTGCATCTGGCGGTGCTGCTGGGGGCACCCACCCTGTGCATGGCCAGCGCCGCCTATGTGGGCGCCGGTGTGCCCTATGACGAGCGGGTGGTTCCCGGCAATGTGCAGTTCGTCTACATCCCCATGGAATGCCAGGGCTGTCTCGGCCGCTGCAAGTTCCCGCTGGAAGACGGCATGTACAAATGCGTCAACGAAATCGACACCGATCAGGTGCTGGCCTTCGTGCGCGACTCGGTGGCCCGGGGCGTTTTCTAG